From a single Alkalihalophilus pseudofirmus genomic region:
- a CDS encoding CoA-disulfide reductase — MSTKVIIVGGVAGGATAAARLRRISEDVEIILVERGEHISFANCGLPYYIGETIKERSKLLVQTVKGMSKRFNLDIRNLSEVLSIDPQNNKLTIKNLRNGEEYEETYDKLLLSPGARPMVPPILGLSENMSAFTLRNIPDTDKIKTYVDSNKPKKAVVIGGGFIGIEMAENLVDRGIDVTLVEMAKQIMAPIDVEMASILHTHLKEKGVHLVLENGVQAFTEQGKKVLLSDGTEIETDMTILSIGVRPENELAKSAGLELGERGGIIVNEYLQTSKEDIYAVGDAIEVVDYINGKKAMIPLAGPANRQGRIAANNMMGKKEKYQGTMGTSIAKVFDLTVAATGNNEKTLKHLGITYEVVHIHPSSHAGYYPGAAPIALKLIFDKSTGKIFGAQAVGADGVDKRIDVIATAIKGELTVEDLTNLELSYAPPFSSAKDPVNMAGYVASNIMDGELEHIQWHEVDQIVSDGGVLIDVREPMEREFGFIKGSTNIPLNDLRDRLSELPKDQTIYVSCQVGLRGYLASQILKNRGYKVKNVDGGWKTYSSVLGGNLAIDGKTTTNDRRDTEMKSTIEIKVDRVVDVRGLTCPMPIIELKKGIESLDNGQVLELHVTDKGALNDLPTWSEKAGHTLLKTVQEGKIIKFWIEKK; from the coding sequence ATGAGTACTAAAGTAATCATTGTAGGTGGAGTAGCGGGCGGTGCAACAGCGGCAGCAAGATTAAGAAGGATTAGTGAAGATGTGGAAATTATTCTAGTTGAACGTGGTGAGCATATTTCATTTGCTAATTGCGGGCTGCCTTACTATATTGGCGAAACCATTAAAGAACGAAGCAAATTACTCGTTCAGACCGTTAAAGGCATGTCAAAACGTTTTAATCTTGATATTAGAAATTTAAGTGAAGTGCTGAGCATTGATCCACAAAATAATAAATTGACAATCAAGAACCTAAGAAACGGTGAAGAGTACGAAGAAACGTATGACAAGTTATTATTATCCCCTGGAGCAAGGCCGATGGTTCCGCCGATTCTAGGATTAAGTGAAAATATGTCTGCTTTTACCTTAAGAAACATACCTGATACTGATAAAATCAAAACCTATGTGGATTCCAACAAACCTAAGAAAGCCGTTGTAATTGGCGGAGGATTTATCGGAATTGAAATGGCGGAAAACCTGGTTGATCGAGGAATAGACGTGACACTTGTTGAGATGGCTAAACAAATCATGGCCCCAATCGATGTTGAGATGGCAAGCATCTTACACACTCATTTAAAAGAGAAAGGTGTACATTTAGTACTGGAAAACGGAGTGCAGGCTTTTACAGAACAGGGCAAAAAAGTGCTTCTTTCTGATGGAACTGAAATAGAAACAGATATGACGATTCTTTCAATCGGCGTCAGACCAGAAAATGAATTGGCTAAATCAGCAGGACTAGAGCTTGGAGAACGCGGGGGCATCATTGTAAATGAATACCTGCAAACTTCCAAAGAGGACATCTATGCCGTGGGGGATGCAATTGAAGTTGTTGATTATATCAATGGCAAAAAAGCAATGATTCCTCTTGCAGGACCTGCTAACCGTCAAGGTCGAATTGCGGCCAATAATATGATGGGAAAAAAGGAAAAGTATCAAGGGACGATGGGTACTTCTATAGCTAAGGTATTTGACTTGACTGTTGCAGCAACCGGAAACAACGAAAAGACATTAAAGCATCTCGGCATTACTTATGAAGTGGTTCATATTCATCCAAGCTCTCATGCTGGTTACTATCCAGGGGCTGCACCTATTGCTTTAAAACTCATTTTTGATAAAAGTACCGGAAAAATATTTGGAGCACAAGCGGTGGGGGCAGATGGCGTGGACAAGAGAATAGACGTTATCGCAACAGCTATCAAAGGTGAACTAACAGTAGAGGATCTAACAAATCTAGAGTTATCCTATGCACCGCCATTTTCCTCAGCAAAAGATCCTGTCAACATGGCCGGTTATGTGGCTTCTAATATTATGGACGGTGAATTGGAGCATATTCAGTGGCATGAAGTCGATCAAATCGTTTCAGATGGTGGAGTATTAATTGATGTTCGCGAACCAATGGAACGTGAATTCGGCTTCATTAAAGGCTCTACTAATATCCCATTAAATGATCTAAGAGACCGATTGTCAGAACTGCCAAAGGATCAGACGATCTATGTCAGCTGTCAGGTTGGTTTAAGAGGATACCTAGCTAGCCAGATTCTTAAAAACAGGGGATATAAAGTGAAGAATGTTGATGGCGGCTGGAAAACCTACTCTTCTGTTTTAGGAGGAAACCTTGCTATAGATGGTAAAACTACTACCAATGACCGTAGAGATACTGAAATGAAAAGTACAATAGAAATAAAGGTTGATAGGGTTGTAGATGTCAGAGGGTTAACATGTCCAATGCCAATCATTGAACTTAAAAAAGGCATTGAATCATTGGATAACGGTCAAGTGTTAGAGCTTCATGTAACAGACAAAGGAGCTTTAAACGACCTGCCCACATGGAGTGAAAAAGCTGGTCATACCCTTTTGAAAACTGTTCAAGAAGGGAAGATCATTAAATTCTGGATAGAGAAGAAATAA
- a CDS encoding methyl-accepting chemotaxis protein, producing the protein MEVILLGIIIVLLGTTVYFAYRYFSLKHNPRINKEIINGIRELSAGNMKSKVEEKSADYTVYNQLIEFLHRVKESYSSLSSNVYQKGENLAKVGESAIEKADIVRAAIDEVGRGLEKQLVATEESAMSMEEMTQAIEDLSNRSNEISDRSTATLELTQDGNERLKDSLEKMEQFNQTINQTFDGINKLSEKSHEIGSIVKVITGISEQINLLALNASIEAARAGEHGRGFAVVADEVRKLAEQSRQSSSEVSNIVKNIQAETEDVVKSMKQGTDEFKDTNMAIGEVGAMFEKILSTTKIIAENNVNSSASTEEITAASQQIMSTMVEIASISRESVEMFEELIEISDDEQRIIQILVQEAETLLEAENGSNQVLSSWAPRNETEKVTA; encoded by the coding sequence ATGGAAGTTATACTGCTTGGTATTATTATCGTTTTATTAGGCACTACAGTGTATTTTGCTTACCGTTATTTTTCCCTAAAGCATAATCCGCGCATTAATAAAGAAATCATAAATGGAATAAGAGAACTTTCTGCAGGGAATATGAAAAGCAAAGTGGAAGAGAAAAGCGCTGATTATACTGTATACAATCAACTAATCGAATTTTTACATCGTGTAAAGGAAAGTTACTCTTCCTTATCAAGCAATGTTTATCAAAAAGGAGAAAATTTAGCTAAGGTCGGGGAGTCTGCTATTGAGAAAGCGGACATTGTAAGAGCCGCAATTGATGAGGTAGGAAGAGGCTTAGAGAAACAGTTAGTAGCTACAGAAGAAAGCGCCATGTCTATGGAAGAGATGACACAGGCGATTGAAGATCTTTCAAATAGATCAAATGAAATTTCAGATCGATCAACTGCCACTTTAGAATTAACACAAGATGGAAATGAGAGATTAAAGGACTCTTTGGAAAAAATGGAGCAGTTTAATCAAACCATTAACCAAACATTTGATGGCATCAATAAACTTAGCGAAAAATCACATGAAATCGGTTCTATTGTAAAAGTGATTACAGGAATTTCAGAACAAATAAATTTGCTTGCCTTAAATGCCTCCATTGAAGCAGCTCGAGCGGGAGAACACGGCAGAGGATTTGCGGTTGTAGCTGATGAGGTTCGGAAGTTGGCTGAACAATCACGTCAATCTTCTTCTGAAGTATCTAACATAGTTAAAAACATACAAGCAGAAACCGAGGATGTTGTTAAATCAATGAAGCAAGGAACTGATGAGTTTAAAGATACAAACATGGCGATCGGAGAAGTGGGAGCTATGTTTGAAAAGATTCTATCTACGACAAAGATTATTGCTGAGAATAATGTTAATTCCTCTGCAAGTACAGAAGAAATAACGGCAGCTTCTCAGCAAATTATGTCAACTATGGTCGAGATCGCTTCAATCTCAAGAGAATCAGTTGAAATGTTCGAGGAACTAATAGAAATTAGTGATGATGAACAACGTATCATTCAAATATTAGTCCAGGAAGCAGAAACACTGTTAGAGGCTGAAAATGGCTCTAACCAAGTATTGTCATCATGGGCCCCTCGTAATGAAACAGAAAAAGTGACAGCATAA
- a CDS encoding pyridoxal phosphate-dependent decarboxylase family protein — protein MNELQKLYPSMDGNNVQREELLSYFKTVITKVDELKDPNKLTLGEMPEYTADYYNRIIHQADIPKTGTPMDEVIVKLLKLVEGHRYVNRNYVANAAPLPNIASVIGNLIMVLVNGNNLWDVEGPAAAAAEVEITSMLSKLIGYDENLSSGYTTWGGQGAVFNSLRLAIARYSPISNQKGVPDNLYCFCSELSHYSLFKSVEATGIGVENMIRVKVNRDHSMNLEDFKEKMEHVIEKGGVPLYVLATMGTTDTFGIDDMEGIKRIAEELEVKHCLSPVYIHADSAMGGMYTFFNDYDFKSNHLKLEEPVIQVLKSYQQKFQQIKLADSMVFDFHKLGQTPYITSLFLVKNREHLKYVDLDEEETPYVGNRGYGNYHTGYTIECSRMGSSLAIYASLLAFGMEGYQELLANYIRVNMKFRERLIEEISSVVITNEKSPVTTFRFYPEKTKWNDEWRGSLTVEEIMEINQFNDELAEVMSVYRDTVFFGNTKKQCLVEALNTDKRVPVYAHKFFSISPYTTIDEVNRYVEFLKEHLEMFQKTKMMCVN, from the coding sequence ATGAACGAGTTACAAAAGCTGTACCCGAGCATGGACGGTAATAATGTTCAAAGAGAAGAATTATTATCTTATTTTAAAACAGTAATAACAAAGGTAGATGAATTAAAGGATCCTAATAAACTAACGTTAGGAGAAATGCCCGAGTACACGGCAGATTATTATAATCGTATAATTCATCAGGCAGACATCCCGAAAACGGGTACGCCTATGGATGAAGTGATTGTAAAGCTTCTTAAATTGGTAGAGGGACATAGGTATGTCAACCGAAACTACGTTGCTAATGCAGCGCCCCTTCCGAATATTGCGAGTGTCATTGGGAATTTAATTATGGTCCTTGTTAATGGAAATAATCTTTGGGATGTAGAGGGACCTGCAGCAGCAGCGGCAGAAGTCGAGATCACCAGTATGCTTTCAAAACTAATCGGATACGATGAAAATCTAAGTTCTGGCTATACAACCTGGGGAGGGCAAGGGGCTGTCTTTAACTCTTTACGACTTGCTATTGCAAGGTACTCACCGATCTCTAATCAAAAGGGGGTGCCTGACAATCTGTATTGCTTTTGCTCAGAGCTTTCCCATTACAGCTTGTTTAAATCAGTAGAAGCAACTGGAATAGGAGTAGAAAACATGATTCGTGTGAAGGTGAATCGTGATCATTCTATGAATTTAGAAGACTTTAAAGAGAAAATGGAGCATGTTATTGAAAAAGGCGGTGTTCCATTATATGTTCTTGCCACAATGGGAACAACCGATACGTTTGGGATTGATGACATGGAGGGGATTAAGAGGATAGCTGAAGAGTTAGAAGTTAAGCACTGCTTGAGTCCTGTCTATATCCATGCAGACTCAGCTATGGGAGGTATGTATACCTTCTTTAATGATTATGACTTCAAAAGCAACCATCTTAAACTAGAAGAACCTGTTATACAGGTGTTAAAGTCCTATCAACAAAAGTTTCAACAGATCAAGCTTGCAGATAGTATGGTTTTTGATTTCCACAAGCTTGGCCAAACACCATATATCACGAGCTTATTCTTAGTGAAAAATAGAGAACACTTAAAATATGTTGATTTAGATGAGGAAGAAACGCCGTACGTTGGGAATCGTGGGTATGGAAACTACCATACTGGCTACACAATCGAATGCTCACGAATGGGAAGTTCTCTGGCAATCTACGCGTCGTTATTGGCATTTGGTATGGAAGGTTATCAAGAACTTTTGGCTAATTATATTCGCGTCAATATGAAGTTTAGAGAAAGGTTAATAGAAGAAATTTCAAGTGTAGTAATTACAAATGAAAAGTCCCCGGTTACAACCTTTCGCTTTTATCCTGAGAAGACAAAATGGAATGATGAATGGAGGGGGAGTTTAACTGTTGAAGAGATAATGGAGATCAATCAATTTAATGACGAGCTGGCAGAAGTGATGAGCGTCTACCGAGATACTGTCTTTTTTGGGAACACAAAGAAACAATGTCTAGTAGAAGCATTAAATACAGACAAACGCGTACCGGTATATGCACATAAATTTTTTAGCATCTCGCCCTACACGACGATAGATGAGGTTAACCGTTATGTTGAATTTTTAAAAGAACACCTAGAAATGTTTCAAAAAACAAAAATGATGTGTGTCAATTAA
- a CDS encoding LysR family transcriptional regulator → MQLDWIRSYVTLVHFQHFTKTSEYLNLSQPTISIHIKKLEDYLGVKLIERSLTNRSFTLTSAGQEVFEQGKKMLEISRSIEQVKEKKEEVSLRIGATNTVSDVILPDFVKKIRVLYPQIRLQLMIHNHEQIVEGLEQHKLDLALVEGTSGLGPFHVEVVSRDELRFYAKQRMPLATSPLLLREKGSGTREYADQFLLSERIEPSEIIEASSHYLIKQLAIRGLGIAFLSHSMVKEEVSEGKLVPLNLHVIYRPFYAVYEEEHVHTPILKELCDLLQSIT, encoded by the coding sequence TTGCAGCTTGATTGGATTCGAAGTTACGTAACTCTTGTTCATTTTCAACATTTCACAAAGACGAGTGAATACTTGAATCTTTCTCAGCCAACAATCAGTATTCACATTAAGAAATTAGAAGATTACCTAGGTGTAAAACTTATTGAACGGTCCCTCACCAATCGATCATTCACGCTGACAAGTGCTGGGCAGGAAGTTTTTGAACAAGGAAAAAAGATGCTTGAGATAAGCAGATCCATTGAACAGGTGAAAGAAAAGAAGGAAGAGGTTTCGCTTAGAATTGGAGCAACAAATACAGTGAGTGATGTCATCCTGCCTGATTTCGTAAAGAAAATCAGAGTCCTCTATCCCCAAATTCGTCTGCAGTTAATGATTCACAATCACGAACAAATCGTTGAAGGACTCGAGCAACATAAGCTTGACCTTGCCTTGGTAGAAGGAACAAGCGGACTTGGACCTTTTCATGTCGAAGTAGTCAGCCGGGATGAACTTAGATTCTATGCTAAGCAACGGATGCCGCTTGCCACTTCCCCCCTTCTATTGCGGGAAAAAGGTTCTGGAACGAGAGAATATGCCGATCAATTTCTTTTATCTGAGAGAATTGAACCTAGCGAAATTATTGAAGCAAGCAGTCATTATTTAATTAAGCAGCTGGCTATTAGAGGTCTCGGCATTGCCTTTCTCTCTCATTCGATGGTGAAAGAAGAAGTATCAGAAGGAAAGCTCGTACCACTCAATCTGCATGTGATCTACCGGCCATTTTATGCTGTCTACGAAGAAGAACATGTGCACACCCCTATTTTAAAGGAGCTGTGTGACCTCCTGCAGAGTATTACGTAG
- a CDS encoding sulfite exporter TauE/SafE family protein codes for MEVNFFFIVVIFLIGFAGSFISGMVGIGGSIIKYPMLLYIPLIVGLSAFTAHEVSGISAVQVLFATIGGVWVYRKGGYLNKTLILYMGVSVLIGSFIGGYGSRFMPDSGVNLVYGILAVIAAGMMFLPKKDIDDIPLEEVTFNKWLAAMLAFLVGVGAGIVGAAGAFILVPIMLIVLKIPTRMTIASSLAITFISSIGAASGKILTGQVLFWPAVIMIIASLIASPLGAKVGKKMNTKILQWMLAILIFATAIKIWVDILF; via the coding sequence ATGGAAGTGAATTTCTTTTTCATTGTGGTAATCTTTTTAATTGGTTTTGCAGGTTCATTTATTTCCGGAATGGTAGGTATAGGCGGCTCAATTATTAAATATCCGATGCTGCTCTATATTCCGTTAATCGTCGGACTATCAGCTTTTACCGCACATGAGGTGTCAGGAATTAGTGCCGTGCAAGTGCTTTTCGCTACAATCGGGGGTGTATGGGTATATAGAAAAGGAGGATACTTAAACAAAACATTAATTTTGTATATGGGAGTAAGTGTGTTGATTGGAAGTTTCATTGGAGGATATGGATCGCGTTTCATGCCGGATTCAGGCGTGAATCTCGTATATGGTATTCTAGCCGTTATTGCGGCAGGAATGATGTTTTTACCGAAGAAGGATATTGATGATATCCCTTTAGAAGAAGTGACGTTTAATAAGTGGTTAGCTGCTATGTTAGCTTTTCTAGTAGGGGTAGGAGCTGGAATCGTAGGTGCTGCGGGAGCATTTATTTTAGTGCCGATTATGCTTATTGTCTTAAAGATTCCGACGCGAATGACGATCGCCTCATCCTTAGCTATTACTTTTATTTCATCAATAGGAGCAGCTTCAGGGAAAATTCTAACAGGACAAGTTTTATTTTGGCCTGCCGTAATCATGATTATAGCTAGTTTAATAGCCTCTCCGTTAGGGGCAAAAGTGGGAAAGAAGATGAATACAAAAATTCTGCAATGGATGTTAGCCATTTTGATTTTTGCTACGGCCATAAAAATTTGGGTGGATATTCTTTTTTAA
- the ureC gene encoding urease subunit alpha, producing MKISKQRYAELFGPTTGDQVRLADTDLWIEIEKDCTVYGEEMIFGGGKSIRDGMGQNGRLTAKDGALDLVITNVIVVDYTGIIKADVGVKNGRVVGVGKSGNPDIMDNVDPNLVIGAGTEVISGEGKILTAGGVDTHIHFICPQQMEVALSSGITTMIGGGTGPATGSKATTCTSGPWYMERMLEAAEEFPVNVGFLGKGNASHPAPLIEQIEAGAVGLKLHEDWGSTPKAIETCMEVVEDADIQVAIHTDTLNEAGFLENTLEAIGDRVIHTYHIEGAGGGHAPDIMRLASHSNILPSSTTPTMPYTTNTMEEHLDMMMVCHHLDSNVPEDVAFSRSRIRAATIAAEDVLHDIGAISMMSSDSQAMGRVGEVIIRTWQTADKMKKQRGPLVSEHDHDNERVKRYIAKYTINPAITHGISHEVGSIESGKLADLVLWDPVFFGVKPELVLKGGMIARAQMGDPNASIPTPEPVYMRRMYASYGRANRSTSITFMSQASIDLGVPERLGLTKMISPVRNIRNLSKLDMKLNNALPQIEINPKTYQVFADGEEISCEPVSSVPLGQRYFLF from the coding sequence ATGAAGATTTCTAAACAACGATACGCAGAGCTTTTCGGACCGACAACTGGAGATCAAGTACGTTTAGCAGACACCGATTTATGGATTGAGATCGAAAAAGATTGTACCGTATACGGCGAAGAAATGATTTTCGGCGGGGGAAAATCGATTCGAGATGGGATGGGTCAAAACGGCAGATTAACAGCTAAAGATGGCGCCCTTGATTTAGTAATTACGAACGTCATCGTCGTTGATTACACAGGTATCATTAAAGCTGATGTGGGAGTGAAAAATGGACGAGTAGTCGGTGTAGGAAAAAGCGGCAACCCGGATATTATGGATAATGTTGACCCTAACCTCGTTATCGGAGCAGGAACAGAAGTCATTTCAGGTGAAGGAAAAATCTTAACCGCTGGCGGTGTGGATACTCATATTCACTTTATTTGTCCGCAGCAAATGGAGGTGGCCCTATCATCAGGTATAACTACAATGATTGGCGGCGGAACAGGACCGGCAACGGGAAGTAAAGCAACAACTTGTACTTCTGGTCCATGGTATATGGAAAGGATGCTGGAAGCCGCGGAAGAATTCCCTGTAAATGTAGGCTTCCTAGGGAAAGGAAATGCCTCTCACCCTGCTCCTTTAATCGAGCAAATTGAAGCTGGTGCTGTCGGCCTTAAACTTCATGAAGACTGGGGTTCTACGCCAAAAGCGATTGAAACATGTATGGAAGTCGTAGAAGATGCTGATATTCAAGTAGCGATTCACACCGATACACTAAATGAAGCTGGATTTCTTGAAAATACCCTAGAAGCAATCGGCGATCGAGTGATTCATACATATCATATTGAAGGTGCAGGCGGAGGCCATGCTCCAGATATTATGAGACTCGCTTCTCACTCGAATATTTTACCTTCCTCTACTACACCAACGATGCCTTATACAACGAATACGATGGAAGAGCATTTAGATATGATGATGGTCTGCCATCACCTAGATTCAAATGTTCCAGAAGATGTGGCATTCAGCCGTTCGCGTATTCGTGCAGCAACGATTGCCGCTGAAGATGTCTTACATGATATTGGTGCGATCAGCATGATGTCCTCTGACTCGCAAGCTATGGGGCGTGTAGGTGAAGTCATTATCCGCACGTGGCAGACCGCTGATAAAATGAAGAAACAGCGCGGTCCGCTTGTCAGCGAACATGACCATGACAATGAACGTGTAAAGCGCTATATTGCTAAATACACAATTAATCCAGCCATCACTCATGGAATAAGCCATGAAGTCGGTTCAATCGAGAGCGGTAAATTAGCTGACCTTGTTTTATGGGATCCCGTATTCTTTGGTGTAAAACCAGAGCTTGTGTTAAAAGGAGGAATGATCGCGCGCGCTCAGATGGGTGATCCAAATGCATCCATCCCAACACCGGAACCTGTGTATATGCGCAGAATGTACGCCTCATACGGACGAGCTAACCGTTCTACATCGATCACATTTATGTCGCAAGCAAGCATTGATCTTGGTGTCCCTGAAAGATTAGGATTAACAAAAATGATTTCTCCTGTTCGCAACATAAGAAACTTAAGTAAGCTGGATATGAAATTGAATAATGCCCTGCCACAAATTGAAATCAACCCGAAAACGTATCAAGTCTTTGCAGATGGCGAAGAGATTTCGTGTGAACCGGTAAGCTCGGTTCCGCTCGGGCAAAGATACTTTTTGTTTTAA
- the ureB gene encoding urease subunit beta, with protein sequence MKPGAFKIAEGSIEINAGRDTLELTVKNTGTRSIQIGSHFHFAEANSALSFDREKAIGMRLDIPSGTAIRIEPEEEQSVTLVSIAGNKTVYGLNGMTEGSLDEGGKEKTLKKLTESGWMTKEIVS encoded by the coding sequence ATGAAACCAGGAGCATTTAAGATAGCCGAAGGTTCAATAGAGATCAATGCAGGCAGAGATACATTGGAGTTAACTGTTAAAAACACAGGAACGCGTTCTATTCAAATAGGATCGCACTTTCATTTTGCAGAGGCGAACAGCGCCCTTTCTTTTGACCGAGAAAAAGCAATTGGCATGCGGCTCGATATTCCTTCTGGCACCGCCATTCGAATTGAACCGGAAGAAGAACAAAGCGTAACGCTCGTCTCCATAGCTGGTAATAAAACAGTGTATGGCTTAAATGGGATGACAGAAGGCTCCCTAGATGAAGGAGGAAAAGAGAAAACACTTAAGAAACTCACAGAATCTGGCTGGATGACAAAGGAGATTGTATCATGA
- the ureA gene encoding urease subunit gamma: MKLTEVEKEKLLIVVAGQLSKERKERGILLNYPEATAYLTCYAIEKAREGKSVEEIMELGRHVLTADDLMEGVPEMLDSIQVEATFPDGVKLVTIHHPIQAGVKS; encoded by the coding sequence ATGAAATTAACAGAAGTAGAGAAAGAGAAACTATTAATCGTCGTTGCTGGTCAATTGAGCAAAGAGCGAAAGGAACGTGGAATTTTATTAAATTATCCCGAAGCTACTGCCTATTTAACATGCTACGCCATTGAGAAAGCGCGTGAAGGCAAAAGTGTTGAAGAAATTATGGAGCTTGGACGCCATGTCCTTACAGCGGATGATCTAATGGAAGGTGTTCCTGAAATGCTGGATAGTATTCAAGTTGAAGCGACATTTCCGGACGGTGTGAAACTTGTAACGATTCATCACCCAATACAAGCGGGGGTGAAATCATGA
- a CDS encoding CitMHS family transporter, which yields MLSIIGFVTILAIVLFLLSGKMSPIISLITIPILGALLAGFSIAEIGLFFDDGIAKVISVVIMFIFAILYFGIMQDAGLFDPIINKVIKISKGNIVAVAVGTVIIGAIAHLDGSGASTFLITIPALLPLYKRLKMNPYLLLLLVGTSASIMNMVPWAGPIGRVGSVLGMDPTELWRPLIPLQIIALILLMGLAFFLGLREKRRIEKLAVSSDQLEAAAALDVTDDDVAPTKDTTLARPKLLWVNLLLTLGLIAMLVWGILPAGFIFMIALSIALPLNYPKVDDQMDRIKAHAPNALLMAAIILAAGSFLGILGGSGMLDALATDLVTLLPAFIIPYLHLIIGFFGAPFELILNTDAYYFALLPVVEQIVTSYGVESTSAAYAMVIGNIIGTFISPFSPALWLALGLAGLEMGKHIRYSFFWIWGFSVVLLIIAVVIGIV from the coding sequence ATGCTTAGTATCATCGGTTTTGTCACCATTTTAGCTATTGTCCTGTTTCTTCTTAGCGGCAAAATGTCACCTATTATCAGCCTTATTACGATACCGATTCTTGGGGCTCTTTTAGCAGGTTTCTCAATTGCAGAGATTGGATTGTTCTTTGATGATGGGATAGCTAAAGTTATCAGCGTAGTGATTATGTTTATCTTTGCCATTCTTTATTTTGGAATTATGCAAGATGCCGGCCTTTTTGATCCAATTATTAATAAAGTCATTAAGATCTCTAAAGGGAATATCGTTGCTGTGGCTGTTGGTACGGTTATCATTGGAGCGATTGCTCATTTAGATGGTTCCGGAGCTTCTACTTTTTTAATCACGATCCCAGCACTCCTTCCATTATATAAACGGTTAAAAATGAATCCGTATCTTTTGCTATTACTAGTAGGTACTAGTGCTAGTATTATGAATATGGTACCGTGGGCTGGTCCAATTGGACGTGTCGGCTCTGTCCTTGGAATGGATCCGACCGAATTATGGAGACCCCTTATTCCGCTTCAAATTATCGCTCTTATTCTATTAATGGGATTAGCCTTTTTCTTAGGACTAAGAGAAAAACGCCGCATTGAAAAGCTTGCAGTATCATCTGATCAGCTTGAAGCAGCGGCAGCATTGGATGTTACAGATGATGATGTAGCTCCCACAAAAGATACAACTCTCGCAAGACCTAAACTATTATGGGTAAACCTCCTCTTAACGCTCGGTTTAATTGCGATGTTAGTATGGGGCATTCTACCGGCAGGATTTATCTTTATGATCGCACTAAGTATTGCACTGCCGCTTAATTATCCTAAAGTAGATGATCAAATGGATCGAATTAAAGCCCATGCACCAAATGCCTTATTGATGGCTGCTATTATTCTTGCAGCAGGATCTTTCCTTGGTATTTTAGGCGGGTCAGGAATGCTTGATGCCTTAGCTACAGACCTTGTTACATTACTTCCTGCTTTCATCATTCCTTATCTGCACCTAATCATCGGCTTTTTCGGTGCACCATTTGAACTGATCTTAAACACAGATGCATATTATTTCGCCCTCTTGCCTGTCGTTGAACAAATTGTAACCTCTTACGGTGTTGAATCGACTTCAGCTGCTTACGCAATGGTGATTGGTAATATCATCGGCACATTTATCAGCCCGTTCTCCCCTGCTCTGTGGCTTGCACTCGGCTTAGCAGGACTTGAAATGGGTAAACATATTCGCTACTCCTTCTTCTGGATTTGGGGCTTCAGCGTTGTGTTACTGATAATTGCTGTAGTCATTGGAATTGTATAA
- a CDS encoding response regulator → MQNPMYNVLIVEDDFRVAEITKGFVDKVDGFNVIGLCKTGAETESFLFNHNETTPDLILLDVYIPDVNGLDLFWKIRENLHQVDIVMITAAKEVYTIEEALRGGIFDYIVKPVDFNRFKRMLDTFKDQRGSLSSKEKLNQEEIDLLTRAQSPSQSAALVDQEQLPKGIDSITLEKVKNILSLHSDTGITASSLGEAVGISRSTARRYLEYLVSISEARAELSYGDVGRPERLYISNK, encoded by the coding sequence TTGCAAAATCCAATGTATAACGTACTCATCGTAGAAGATGACTTTCGTGTCGCTGAAATAACAAAAGGATTTGTTGATAAAGTGGATGGTTTCAATGTGATTGGCCTATGCAAGACAGGTGCCGAAACTGAAAGCTTTCTATTTAATCATAACGAAACAACTCCTGATCTCATCTTATTAGATGTATATATTCCTGATGTGAACGGGCTTGACCTTTTCTGGAAGATTCGTGAGAACTTGCATCAAGTGGATATCGTCATGATTACAGCTGCAAAAGAGGTTTATACGATTGAAGAAGCGCTGCGCGGAGGTATTTTCGATTATATTGTAAAGCCGGTTGATTTTAACCGTTTTAAACGCATGTTAGATACATTCAAAGATCAAAGAGGATCCCTTTCTTCTAAAGAAAAGCTTAACCAAGAAGAAATCGATCTCTTAACCAGGGCGCAAAGCCCTTCCCAGTCCGCTGCCTTAGTAGACCAAGAGCAGCTTCCTAAAGGAATTGACAGCATCACACTTGAAAAGGTTAAAAATATTTTAAGCTTACATAGTGATACGGGCATAACGGCAAGCAGCTTAGGAGAAGCCGTAGGGATAAGCCGCTCCACTGCAAGGAGATATTTAGAATATCTTGTATCTATAAGTGAAGCACGGGCTGAATTAAGTTATGGCGATGTCGGAAGACCGGAGCGACTCTACATTTCTAACAAATAA